In Flavobacterium sp. 83, the genomic window AAATAAGAATCTGCGCCAGATCTATGCGTTTCATCAATGATTATGTAATCAAAATGATATTTTGAAAAATTTTCAAGATGCGTTAATTTTGAAATTGTTTGAATTGTTGAAAACACGAAATCGCATTCTAATTCTCTTTTTTCACCAGAATACAAACCCATTGTTTTGTTTTTACCAAAAACTTTTTGGAAAGTCTTTAATGAATCTTTTGCAATGGTTAATCGATGTACTACAAATAGTAATTTTCTAGGATTAAAAGCTTTTGCGTCGAATGCTGATAAATAAGTTTTTCCAGTTCCTGTTGCAGATATTATTAAAGCTTTATTCTTTTTATCTTTTCGTAAATTTTCTAAATTTTCCAATGCTTCTAACTGCATAGCATTAGGAGTTATTTCAGTTAGGATTTTATCTAATCCCGCTGTTTTATTTGTGAGAAATTGCTTTTTATAAATCTCTTCGTAAAGTGAGATATAATCAGTGGTTACAACAGTTGCTTTTTCAAAATCAGCTTGAAATTCCCAAAGTACGTCTTCAACTAAACCACTTTCATTTAAGGCCGACACTTTAATGTTCCATTCCTTATTTGTAGATAAAGCACTGTCCGTTAAATTACTACTTCCTACAATTAGATTGTAATGGTCTTTATTTTTAAATATATATCCTTTTGCATGAGCGTTACCAGTTGTAGCGATGCGTAAATCGATGTTTTTAAATTGCAATAATCTTTTTAATGCTTCAGGTTGTGTGAAATTTAAATATTGAGATACTAAAATTTGACCCGTTATCTTTCGGTTTTCTAATTCTTTTAATTTGTTAATTATTGTTGCAACTCCACTTGTCGTAACAAACGCTACGGAAATATAAAACTGATTACAATTTTCAAGTTCGTGAAGTATTGTTGAAAGTACTTTTTTTGGTGGATTTTTTTGATTGACAAGTAACTCCGGTTGATAAGCTAAATCGGACAAAACATTTTTATCTACATAGCCTGTTTGTAAACTGGAATTAAAAATTTGAATTATCTTATCCATTCATTATCAATTTATTTACAATCGGAATATCTGCTGCTGCCCAATCAAGGGTTTTAAGTTGTTTTGGATTTAACCATTCTAGAGCTATATGTTCATTAAGGATAAGTTCTTTTGATTTAGCCTCACAAATAAAACTATGCATAGTCAATTCAAAATCTGGGTATTGATGAATAACGGTAAGAAATAAAGATTTTATATCTGTTACAATATTAAGTTCTTCCAGTAATTCACGTTTTAAAGCATCTTGTTTTGTTTCGCCTTGCTCAATTTTTCCTCCAGGAAATTCAAATTTCTCTGATATATAAGACAACTTATTTTTAGGCCTTTGCACACATAGAATTTTATTTTCAAAAAAGATTACTGCAGCTACTACTTCAACTTTTTTCATTTTTAACCTTGGTTTCTTGTATATGCTTTTCCAATTTGGAAAGTATGTTTTACAATGTTTTTATTTTTTAGTTATACAAATATATAGGTTTATTCTCAACAAGTATCACGTTTTGAGTTCTTATAACTTTTTTACTTTTGCAATTTAAAGTAGCAAAAAAAGTTGTTTTTGCAATAGAAAAAACTTTTAATTATAATATCAAATTCTATTTTAACTCAATCCCCCTAGCCCTGACTGTAATGGAATTCCTTATGCAAGAGGCTGCTGTTTTTCTAGGTATAAAAGAGCGACTGCAAGAAGCTCCTTTTATGCCTTAGAAAAGCAAGGGCTATCAATAAGAATGAAAGGAAAGGCAGGAATTGCTCCTGTACTACAAAGAGGGTTTAAAAAAGGGTGTAGTGGATATTTTTGGTTTTTATAAAACTAAGGTACTCTAGAACGCGAGCTATCCCCAAATAGGAAAGTAGTAAAAACAAAAAAGACCTTAAATTGCTGTAAAGTCTTTTTAAAAAGCTCCCCTTATTGATGGAAGCTGCAGCCAGAAAGCTCTTTTTGATTATGCAAATATAAAAAAATTTGAGCGTTAACTTTTTTTCTTGAAAGGATCATTGTCATTTTTTTATTGTTTATTTCCTTAACTTACCTTAAACTTACTGGAGGTAAAATGAAGTGATTAAAAATATTTAATTTCACAGTTAACATTTTTTCACTAAAAAAACCGTTAAACGCCAAAAGAACTGTTTAATTAAATATTAGATAATCCTATAAGTTCTATAATTCAGTTTTGGGATACATTGTTAAATCAAAAAAGGCTATCAGTAATGATAGCCTTTTTGCTTTTGCTGTCTATATAGAACACATTTTCTTTATTTGAATAAATTCATGTATTTTTTAAAAACATAAATCTTACCTCTTTTCCCTCCAGTTACTTCTTCTAGAATTTCTAATTCTTCCATATCTGCTATTAAACTATAAGCGGTACGTTGAGAAACGCTTGTGATGTCAATCACTTTATTGACATCTATAATTGGTTTTTTTAATAAGTAATGCAGTATTTTTTGTGCGTTATTGGCTCTTGAACCTAATGTTTGTATGTTTAATTCTGAATTAGTTTTTAATTTCAAAATTTCATCAAAAGTTTCCACACCTTTTTTAGCAGTTTCAATCACACCCACTAAAAAGAATTTCAACCATTGTTTTAAATCATTATGAGTTCTTGCTCTCATTAAATTATCATAATAAAGGGTTTTATTGCGTTCAAAAAAATCAGATAAGTACAATATGGGTTGCTTTAGTATTTCTTTGTCTACCAAATAGAGTGTGATTAATAATCGACCTACCCTACCGTTACCATCTAAAAAAGGGTGAATCGTTTCGAACTGGTAGTGAATAATTCCTATTTTTATCAAATCAGGTAATAATCCTTCATTATGCGTAAATTTCTCAACATCACTCATCAAATTACCAATACTTGAATGAATTGGTGGAATAAATACGGCATCATTTATAGAAGCGCCACCTATCCGGTTTTGGCTGGTTCTAAATTCACCTGGCAATTTGTTTTCGCCTCTCACCCCTTGTAAAAGCACCTTATGGGTTTCTTTTATCAAACGCCCTGAAAACGGAATTTCTTTAAGCATTGCTATAGCGGTGTGCATTGCCGAAATGTAATTTTGAACCTCATCCCAATCATCCCGTTTTTCAGAACTTATGTCTTCTTTGTCTAAAAGAGCTTCTTCCATATTAGTTTGTGTGCCTTCAATTCTACTACTTTGTGTAGCTTCTTTTAGAATGTGCATGCTAATAAACAAATCAATATCAGGAATGTGATTACTATACATGTCCAATCTCCCCAAGTGCCTATCTGCCTTTGAGAGCAAATTCAATAGTTCCATATCACCTAACAACCATTCTTTATTGATGAATTCAGGTTGAAAGCTTTTATAATAGCCTTGGTTAATGTATTTTCCTGACTTGAAATTTTGCATAGTAATTTACAATATGAATTCATATGTTGTAAAAATAACTAATATTTTGCAATAAGATATCTACTATTGTAATTTTTTAGATTTTATTGCAATAAAAGAAAGGCTATTGCAATACAATGTAATTATAACTCAGTAGAATGAAAAAACGTTTAGAAGTCAAGAAGTAAGGGAAATGAAATTCTTGAACTTGACCATAATTTTATTTAAACAAAAGGCTAAAAACAAAAAAGACCTTACATTGCTGTAAAGTCTTTTTAAAAAGCTCCCTCTCTTGGGCTCGAACCAAGGGACAGATTAGCAGTTAAATCAAGACTTGACGTTGTTTTACTTCTATTATGATGGCCAATTTGATGCCTATTGTATTATTTTTTAGAGTGTATTTATATTCAACAAAAATACAATTTTAAATAAAAGAGTAATGATTAATTCTTCTTTTATTTCATTGCATTGTTTCTCATTCCATTGGAGATTAGTTCTTTTACTACACCAAACATCATTGCTGAAAAGTCTTCTTTAAACTCTTTATTGTCTGAGTAGAGTTTGTATAAGTCAAAGTTAGTAGTGATGTGTTTTAATAATTCTTCCCCAACCACTTTATCACTTGTAATCTTAGCATTTTGATCGTCAGAGTATTTTAATGAGTTTATGAGTTCATTATTTTTAGCGACACTATTTGCAATATTTTCAGCCATCTGTCGGACCTTGTCAGCGTCTTCAAATTGTGTTCCGTATCGATCATTAAAGGTTTGAAGGATGTTAGACAGTCTGTCTACTTCAGTATCGTTTGTACTACCTCTCATTTCGGTTGGAATGGGTTTTAAATCTTCACCTTGCTCTAGAACCATATTAGTGGTTGATTCTAATTGTAAGCGGTAACTATCCATATCAATATTGTCTAAAATTCCTTGTGCCAAATCAATAGGAGCTTCTCCTCCTAACTTGTTTTGTAAGTGGTTCAGAAAAATATACAGCCTTTCTAAATAAGCATTTTCAAAATCTACAATTTGAGATAGAAAAATATACAGTCGGACATACGTTTTAACCTTTGCTCTAAAATCAGCCTGTTCTTCCTCCTTTAATTCATTTTTGAATAATTCGGATGAACTATTGAGCATCTTATGCAATTCGTCTATAGGAACATTAGCTAGTATTTTATTGGAGAATTCCTCAACTTGTTCTCTGCTATAAATCTGATAATTATCTAATGCATCTTGTAAATCAAACAACTTGTTTGGATCTGTAGCTTCACCTAGAATAGTACTTTCAAAATAAGGAGTAAAAGCTTTTTCAATTTCCTCAGCGGAATTCGCAAAATCTAATACAAAAGTTTCTTTCTTTAAGGGATGGCTTCGATTTAATCTTGATAAAGTTTGGACAGCATTGACACCACCTAGTTTTTTATCTACATACATCGTGTGTAACAAAGGTTGGTCAAATCCTGTTTGAAATTTATTCGCAACAATAAGGAAACGATACTCCATCTTCTCAAATTCAGTTGGAATAGCATTGCTTGAAAAACCATTTAAATTGGCTTCTGTTTGTCCCTCAATTTCTCCTGAAAACGCAACAATGGCTTTATAGGGGCTATTTACTTTTTTTAAGTAACTATCAAAGGCGGTTTTATATTTAACCGC contains:
- a CDS encoding (deoxy)nucleoside triphosphate pyrophosphohydrolase, with translation MKKVEVVAAVIFFENKILCVQRPKNKLSYISEKFEFPGGKIEQGETKQDALKRELLEELNIVTDIKSLFLTVIHQYPDFELTMHSFICEAKSKELILNEHIALEWLNPKQLKTLDWAAADIPIVNKLIMNG
- a CDS encoding Fic family protein; the protein is MQNFKSGKYINQGYYKSFQPEFINKEWLLGDMELLNLLSKADRHLGRLDMYSNHIPDIDLFISMHILKEATQSSRIEGTQTNMEEALLDKEDISSEKRDDWDEVQNYISAMHTAIAMLKEIPFSGRLIKETHKVLLQGVRGENKLPGEFRTSQNRIGGASINDAVFIPPIHSSIGNLMSDVEKFTHNEGLLPDLIKIGIIHYQFETIHPFLDGNGRVGRLLITLYLVDKEILKQPILYLSDFFERNKTLYYDNLMRARTHNDLKQWLKFFLVGVIETAKKGVETFDEILKLKTNSELNIQTLGSRANNAQKILHYLLKKPIIDVNKVIDITSVSQRTAYSLIADMEELEILEEVTGGKRGKIYVFKKYMNLFK